A part of Melittangium boletus DSM 14713 genomic DNA contains:
- the cysW gene encoding sulfate ABC transporter permease subunit CysW, with the protein MHPVSLAPRHSARRTLASPAIVRWVLIGLALAFLGVFLVVPLVAVFTFALQKGVGTYLATLQEPETQAAVRLTLLAAAIAVPFNLVFGLAAAWLIARFRFRGRDVLLTLIDLPFSVSPVIAGLIFVLLFGRQGWLGPWLAERGLRVVFAVPGIVLATVFVTFPFVAREVLPVMQAQGQDEEEAALSLGASGWRTFWHVTLPKVKWGVLYGVLLCNARAMGEFGAVSVVSGHIRGVTNTLPLHAEILYNEYNLAGAFAVASLLTVLALITLAVKKYVEWRAEAP; encoded by the coding sequence ATGCACCCGGTCTCCCTCGCCCCCCGCCACAGCGCCCGACGCACCCTCGCGAGCCCGGCGATCGTGCGGTGGGTCCTCATTGGCCTGGCGCTCGCGTTCCTCGGCGTGTTCCTCGTGGTGCCCTTGGTGGCGGTCTTCACCTTCGCGCTGCAGAAGGGCGTGGGCACCTACCTGGCCACGCTCCAGGAGCCGGAGACCCAGGCCGCGGTGCGCCTCACGCTCCTGGCGGCGGCCATCGCCGTGCCCTTCAACCTGGTGTTCGGGCTGGCGGCGGCGTGGCTCATCGCGCGCTTCCGCTTCCGGGGCCGGGACGTACTGCTCACGCTCATCGATCTGCCCTTCAGCGTGTCACCCGTCATCGCCGGCCTCATCTTCGTGCTGCTCTTCGGGCGGCAGGGGTGGCTCGGGCCGTGGCTCGCCGAGCGGGGCCTGAGGGTCGTCTTCGCCGTGCCCGGCATCGTGCTGGCCACGGTGTTCGTCACCTTCCCCTTCGTGGCGCGCGAGGTGCTGCCCGTCATGCAGGCACAAGGGCAGGACGAAGAGGAGGCGGCGCTGTCGCTCGGCGCGAGCGGTTGGCGCACCTTCTGGCACGTGACGCTGCCCAAGGTGAAGTGGGGCGTGCTCTACGGGGTGCTGCTGTGCAACGCGCGCGCGATGGGTGAGTTCGGCGCCGTGTCCGTGGTGTCCGGACACATCCGGGGGGTCACCAACACGCTGCCGCTGCATGCGGAGATCCTCTACAACGAGTACAACCTCGCGGGGGCGTTCGCGGTGGCGTCGCTGCTGACGGTGCTCGCGCTCATCACCCTGGCCGTCAAGAAGTACGTCGAGTGGAGGGCCGAGGCCCCATGA
- a CDS encoding sulfate/molybdate ABC transporter ATP-binding protein, with the protein MSVVVEHLTKQFTQGGTPAVSDVSFHAPSGAITTLLGPSGAGKSTLLRLIAGLELPDSGRVSIAGVDCTHVPVQQRGIGVVFQSYALFKHMTVRQNLAFGLETRKLPKREIEARVDEMLQLVQLEELGGRYPGQLSGGQRQRVAFARALAIRPQLLLLDEPFGALDSRVRVELREWLQSLHERTGVTTLLVTHDQEEALEISQHVVVLSDGRVAQAGPPEDIYDRPATPFVASFVGGTSVLRGRVHSGRAEVGTLVVEAPQSAQEGEAVHAFIRPHDVKLVKPAQGQEGPTASRVERLKPVGGYVKVLLKLPTGESVSVEVPRAEFDNLGVVEGDSVHADVRMAKVFLGDYSI; encoded by the coding sequence ATGAGTGTCGTCGTCGAGCACCTCACCAAGCAGTTCACCCAGGGGGGCACGCCCGCGGTCTCGGACGTGTCCTTCCACGCGCCCTCGGGCGCCATCACCACGCTGCTGGGCCCCTCCGGCGCGGGCAAGTCCACGCTGCTGCGGCTCATCGCCGGGCTGGAGCTGCCGGACTCGGGACGCGTGAGCATCGCGGGCGTCGACTGCACGCACGTGCCCGTGCAGCAGCGCGGCATCGGCGTGGTGTTCCAGAGCTACGCGCTCTTCAAGCACATGACGGTGCGGCAGAACCTGGCCTTCGGGCTGGAGACGCGCAAGCTGCCGAAGCGGGAGATCGAGGCGCGCGTGGACGAGATGCTCCAGCTCGTGCAGTTGGAGGAGCTGGGCGGGCGCTATCCGGGGCAGTTGTCCGGTGGGCAGCGGCAGCGCGTGGCCTTCGCCCGGGCGCTCGCCATCCGGCCCCAGCTGCTGCTCCTGGACGAGCCCTTTGGCGCGCTCGACAGCCGGGTGCGCGTGGAGCTGCGCGAGTGGTTGCAGTCGCTGCACGAGCGCACGGGTGTCACCACGCTGCTCGTCACGCACGACCAGGAGGAGGCGCTGGAGATCTCCCAGCACGTGGTGGTGCTGAGCGACGGGCGCGTGGCCCAGGCGGGGCCGCCCGAGGACATCTATGATCGGCCGGCCACGCCCTTCGTGGCGTCCTTCGTCGGAGGCACGAGCGTGCTGCGCGGCCGGGTGCACTCGGGGAGGGCCGAGGTGGGCACGCTGGTGGTGGAGGCGCCCCAGAGCGCGCAAGAGGGCGAGGCGGTGCACGCCTTCATCCGTCCGCACGACGTGAAGCTGGTGAAGCCCGCCCAGGGGCAGGAGGGACCCACGGCGAGCCGGGTGGAACGGCTCAAGCCCGTGGGCGGCTATGTGAAGGTCCTGCTCAAGCTGCCCACCGGGGAGAGCGTCAGCGTGGAAGTGCCGCGCGCCGAGTTCGACAACCTGGGCGTCGTCGAGGGCGACAGCGTCCACGCCGACGTGCGCATGGCCAAGGTGTTCCTCGGCGACTACTCCATTTGA
- a CDS encoding DUF4190 domain-containing protein has product MNAVPLAPALAETRCPAHPEHPILGACKRCGTFFCEQDRHTLHGEDYCASCAERPELNYLEAFRLRYWGKRDTWAWLIGFSAIMRLISAPIFLRMPDGAGVLSGLVTLAGAVVCACFWLGKPFSRLGLCFLLVVELLVDAFTLGPNTLIRSAWPLLVSLAIYQDPRNRLFFQEHLPPETLQKLWHQYANNRVARLGFILGLFGLLFPPAAPVGLMCSIIGLRRVNPTANPPVGRKGQAIAGIVCGAAGLVLWTLLYFTLRY; this is encoded by the coding sequence ATGAACGCCGTGCCCCTCGCGCCCGCCCTGGCCGAGACCCGTTGTCCCGCCCATCCGGAGCATCCCATCCTCGGCGCGTGCAAGCGCTGCGGCACCTTCTTCTGCGAGCAGGATCGTCACACGCTGCACGGCGAGGACTACTGCGCCTCCTGCGCCGAGCGCCCCGAGCTGAACTACCTGGAGGCGTTCCGGCTCCGGTACTGGGGCAAGCGCGACACGTGGGCCTGGCTCATTGGCTTCAGCGCCATCATGCGGCTGATCTCCGCGCCCATCTTCCTGCGAATGCCCGATGGGGCCGGGGTGCTGTCCGGCCTCGTGACGCTGGCGGGGGCCGTCGTGTGCGCGTGCTTCTGGCTCGGCAAGCCCTTTTCCCGTCTGGGCTTGTGCTTCCTGCTCGTGGTGGAGCTGTTGGTGGACGCGTTCACCCTGGGGCCGAACACGCTCATCCGCTCCGCATGGCCGCTGCTCGTGAGCCTCGCCATCTACCAGGATCCGCGCAACCGGCTCTTCTTCCAGGAGCACCTGCCGCCCGAAACGCTCCAGAAGCTGTGGCACCAGTACGCCAACAACCGGGTGGCGCGCCTCGGCTTCATCCTCGGCCTGTTCGGACTGCTCTTCCCCCCGGCGGCGCCCGTGGGGCTCATGTGCTCCATCATCGGCCTGCGCCGGGTGAATCCCACGGCCAATCCCCCCGTGGGCCGCAAGGGCCAGGCCATCGCGGGCATCGTGTGCGGCGCGGCCGGGCTGGTGCTCTGGACCCTCCTCTACTTCACGCTCCGGTACTAG
- a CDS encoding class I SAM-dependent methyltransferase translates to MTPSRPSQKEDEEDLAAFELPFLQRLVVQLWALVLGLVTRLTDGVLLLWRPGLVRPYLGIWLAERLRSPYRARRSFEVVRALRATGQRMRELIYGETPLLSALWVFRRAGVGPGSRVVDLGAGRGRVLLAARWLGAEARGVELLAEHVKSVAHGLASAGITLVEGDAAQADLTDATHVFTNWLALTPETKARLVARFRTCAPGTRLLTVMHPIEADGFVRLSGHRVLFTWGVERVWIHEYRPASPTAD, encoded by the coding sequence GTGACTCCTTCCCGCCCCAGTCAGAAGGAGGACGAGGAGGACCTGGCGGCGTTCGAGCTGCCGTTCCTCCAGCGCCTCGTCGTCCAGCTCTGGGCGCTCGTGCTCGGACTCGTCACCCGGCTGACGGACGGGGTGCTGCTGCTCTGGCGTCCCGGGCTCGTGCGGCCCTATCTGGGCATCTGGCTCGCCGAGCGCCTGCGCTCTCCCTACCGGGCCCGGCGCTCCTTCGAGGTGGTGCGCGCGCTCCGGGCCACGGGCCAGCGCATGCGCGAGCTCATCTATGGGGAGACGCCCCTCCTGTCGGCGCTCTGGGTGTTCCGGCGCGCCGGGGTGGGCCCCGGGAGCCGGGTGGTGGACCTGGGGGCGGGGCGGGGGCGGGTTCTCCTCGCGGCGCGGTGGCTCGGGGCGGAGGCGCGGGGCGTGGAGTTGCTGGCCGAGCACGTGAAGTCCGTGGCGCACGGGCTCGCCTCCGCCGGCATCACACTCGTGGAGGGCGACGCCGCCCAGGCGGACCTGACGGACGCCACGCATGTCTTCACCAACTGGCTGGCGCTCACTCCGGAGACGAAGGCCCGGCTCGTGGCGCGCTTTCGCACCTGCGCTCCCGGCACGCGCTTGCTCACGGTGATGCATCCCATCGAGGCGGACGGCTTCGTCCGCCTGTCGGGCCACCGCGTGCTCTTCACCTGGGGCGTCGAGCGCGTGTGGATTCACGAGTACCGGCCCGCCTCGCCCACGGCGGACTAG
- a CDS encoding MarR family winged helix-turn-helix transcriptional regulator gives MSETSVPDKDKKAPLGEVLEFMRLLWAVDHGLQSTSKRMESTLGLTGPQRLVLRLVGRFPGITAGRLAQIMHVHPSTLTGVLKRMEKRGLLERKSDPLDGRKALFALTDQGRAMDVPATGTVESAVERVLSRLTRVRLQSAQEALTALAEELGAAEATVDYGQTAVSLPKEENGAALAGESPSATR, from the coding sequence ATGAGCGAAACTTCCGTTCCGGACAAGGACAAGAAGGCCCCGCTGGGCGAGGTCCTGGAGTTCATGCGCCTGCTGTGGGCGGTGGACCATGGCCTACAATCCACTTCCAAGCGCATGGAGTCCACGCTGGGCCTGACGGGACCCCAGCGGCTGGTGCTTCGGCTCGTGGGCCGCTTTCCCGGCATCACCGCCGGCCGGCTCGCGCAGATCATGCACGTGCACCCCAGCACGCTCACGGGCGTGCTCAAGCGCATGGAGAAGCGCGGGCTGCTCGAGCGCAAATCGGATCCGCTCGACGGGCGCAAGGCGCTCTTCGCCCTGACGGACCAGGGCCGCGCGATGGACGTGCCCGCCACGGGCACCGTGGAGTCCGCCGTGGAGCGGGTGCTCTCGCGGCTGACGCGGGTACGGCTGCAGAGCGCCCAGGAAGCGCTCACGGCGCTCGCCGAGGAACTGGGCGCGGCGGAGGCCACGGTGGACTACGGCCAGACGGCCGTGTCCCTCCCCAAGGAAGAAAACGGGGCGGCGCTCGCGGGCGAGTCCCCGTCCGCCACGCGCTGA
- a CDS encoding DUF4175 family protein — protein sequence MNLESQTPGPELPPPSPPPPVPPGVSPPPRTRAVERLLGAVRARQRRQLWLQGALLGIALGLVLGVAGGFLGLVSPTAGRWLVMLAPVVGALLAVGFGVGLSLRTVGDDARTARLIGERHPALSLDVLAAVELERDRQPGHSELLADAFLRQMDARAERVDVATVVDGQRLKQAGLVLGGVVLVLGVLLVFAGSRWRVGWNKALESMNPTAQAEVREPITGDIELTYRYPAYTGLAPRTVPGTNGEVSAPAGTEVQLKTRSDREVERAELVVNGETLPLVVTGKRELTGSFVAKKAGGYHFVFYGSGRAALATGPDIPLNVEVDTPPQVQLLTPAAELEVDPGQQVVLKYEASDDYGLSGLALVYRMPGAKEESRVALPRTDGRRDKNTYTWSLDTLKAQPGDRISYYIEARDNDAVEGPKRGVSRTQVLRIYSAAEHLRAALQKAEALWGRLVDHLADRLEGPEREKVKDAQKVASAQSVDTSGLSLVADMRALAQELSRERDTPNELVTALANIADKVGQRVRATSDFRRVYLRTQQRHVGNDFGTGPRLSALVTEEINEVEKDVLYLESLLDRQKLEALQELAKQLANERRELARLIEDYKANPDEQTREQVMQRIQEMRGRIQELMQRMAELRQGIRDEHLNAEALQDMMKDQDMTSALDDVERLMREGKTDEALAKLQELSMQMDDMLNGLNDAEEEFGGEQYPELSQKFSQFMGDLEKTAQEQKRVADATQAIRDQARKQNQDRLSERGKAMKDELQRQLEQVQKNYRELREDQLSSRASRPLEEAQAELENARNALKVDDFDLAAEATQRASEAAQQLASYGEQQRSLDEMYGNPPDVRRQSAQLAEQLEKDARTVEDANRKLQSLFPPPGSQLSPQEKQQLQELAEEQQGLEQQAKGLRQQMQEMEQMAPLFGQEAGEQMEEIGRRMGEAAQRMQGKDANRGHGEQQAALEGLRQFQQQMKESQRGKGKGRGLPLPMGMGRGQGNGQDPREKVEIPDEEAYQAPKEFRKDLLDAMKEGTPEKYRDQVKRYYEELVK from the coding sequence GTGAACCTAGAATCCCAGACCCCAGGTCCCGAGCTTCCTCCCCCGTCGCCCCCCCCACCCGTGCCGCCCGGGGTGTCGCCCCCACCGAGGACCCGGGCCGTGGAGCGGTTGCTCGGCGCCGTGCGCGCCCGCCAGCGCCGCCAGTTGTGGCTCCAGGGCGCGCTGCTGGGCATCGCGCTCGGCCTCGTGCTCGGGGTGGCGGGTGGCTTCCTGGGGCTCGTGTCGCCCACGGCGGGCCGGTGGCTGGTGATGCTCGCGCCCGTGGTGGGTGCGCTCCTGGCCGTGGGCTTCGGCGTGGGGTTGTCCCTGCGCACCGTGGGTGACGACGCGCGCACCGCGCGCCTCATCGGCGAGCGCCACCCCGCGCTGTCCCTGGACGTGCTCGCCGCCGTGGAGCTGGAGCGCGACCGCCAGCCCGGCCACTCGGAACTCCTCGCGGACGCCTTCCTGCGGCAGATGGACGCGCGCGCCGAGCGCGTGGACGTGGCCACGGTGGTGGACGGCCAGCGCCTCAAGCAGGCCGGACTCGTGCTGGGCGGCGTGGTGCTGGTGCTGGGAGTCCTGCTCGTGTTCGCGGGCTCGCGCTGGCGCGTGGGTTGGAACAAGGCGCTCGAGTCGATGAACCCCACCGCCCAGGCCGAGGTGCGCGAGCCCATCACCGGGGACATCGAGCTGACGTACCGCTACCCGGCCTATACGGGCCTCGCCCCGCGCACCGTGCCGGGCACCAATGGCGAGGTGAGCGCTCCCGCCGGCACCGAGGTCCAGCTCAAGACGCGCTCGGACCGGGAGGTGGAGCGCGCGGAGCTCGTCGTCAATGGCGAGACGCTGCCGCTCGTCGTCACCGGCAAGCGCGAGCTCACGGGCTCCTTCGTGGCGAAGAAGGCGGGCGGCTACCATTTCGTCTTCTACGGAAGTGGCCGCGCGGCGCTCGCCACCGGACCGGACATCCCGCTCAACGTGGAGGTGGACACCCCGCCCCAGGTGCAGCTGCTCACGCCCGCCGCGGAGCTGGAGGTGGACCCTGGCCAGCAGGTGGTCCTCAAGTACGAGGCCAGCGACGACTACGGCCTGTCCGGCCTGGCGCTCGTCTACCGCATGCCCGGCGCCAAGGAGGAGTCGCGCGTGGCCCTGCCCCGGACGGATGGCCGCCGGGACAAGAACACCTATACCTGGAGCCTCGACACGCTGAAGGCCCAGCCGGGCGATCGCATCTCCTATTACATCGAGGCAAGGGACAACGACGCGGTGGAGGGCCCCAAGCGGGGCGTGAGCCGCACCCAGGTGCTGCGCATCTACAGCGCCGCCGAGCACCTGCGCGCCGCGCTGCAGAAGGCCGAGGCCCTGTGGGGCCGCCTGGTGGACCACCTGGCGGACCGGTTGGAAGGCCCGGAGCGCGAGAAGGTGAAGGACGCGCAGAAAGTGGCCTCCGCCCAGTCGGTGGACACCAGCGGCCTGTCCCTGGTGGCCGACATGCGCGCGCTCGCCCAGGAGCTGAGCCGCGAGCGCGACACGCCCAACGAGCTCGTCACCGCGCTGGCCAACATCGCCGACAAGGTGGGCCAGCGCGTGCGCGCCACGTCCGACTTCCGCCGCGTCTACCTGCGCACCCAGCAGCGCCACGTGGGCAATGACTTCGGCACCGGGCCGCGCCTGAGCGCGCTGGTGACCGAGGAAATCAACGAGGTGGAAAAGGACGTGCTCTACCTCGAGTCGCTCCTGGACCGGCAGAAGCTCGAGGCCCTGCAGGAGCTGGCCAAGCAGCTCGCCAACGAGCGGCGGGAACTCGCGCGCCTCATCGAGGACTACAAGGCCAACCCCGACGAGCAGACGCGCGAGCAGGTGATGCAGCGGATCCAGGAGATGCGCGGGCGCATCCAGGAGCTGATGCAGCGCATGGCCGAGCTGCGCCAGGGCATCCGCGACGAGCACCTCAACGCCGAGGCCCTTCAGGACATGATGAAGGACCAGGACATGACGAGCGCGCTCGACGACGTGGAGCGGCTCATGCGCGAGGGCAAGACGGACGAGGCGCTGGCCAAGCTGCAGGAGCTGTCCATGCAGATGGACGACATGCTCAACGGCCTCAATGACGCCGAGGAGGAGTTCGGCGGCGAGCAGTACCCGGAGCTGTCGCAGAAGTTCAGCCAGTTCATGGGAGACCTGGAGAAGACGGCCCAGGAGCAGAAGCGCGTGGCCGACGCCACCCAGGCCATCCGAGACCAGGCGCGCAAGCAGAACCAGGACCGGCTCAGCGAGCGCGGCAAGGCCATGAAGGATGAACTCCAGCGTCAGCTCGAGCAGGTGCAGAAGAACTACCGGGAGCTGCGCGAGGATCAGCTCAGCAGCCGCGCCTCGCGGCCCCTGGAGGAGGCGCAGGCGGAGCTGGAGAACGCGCGCAACGCCCTCAAGGTGGACGACTTCGATCTGGCCGCCGAGGCCACCCAGCGCGCCTCCGAGGCCGCCCAGCAACTGGCCAGCTACGGCGAGCAGCAGCGCTCCCTGGACGAGATGTACGGCAACCCGCCCGATGTGCGCCGCCAGTCCGCGCAGCTCGCCGAGCAGTTGGAGAAGGACGCGCGCACGGTGGAGGACGCCAACCGCAAGCTCCAGTCGCTCTTTCCGCCCCCCGGCTCGCAGCTCAGCCCCCAGGAGAAGCAGCAGTTGCAGGAGCTGGCCGAGGAGCAGCAGGGCCTGGAGCAGCAGGCCAAGGGCTTGCGCCAGCAGATGCAGGAGATGGAGCAGATGGCGCCCCTCTTCGGCCAGGAGGCCGGCGAGCAGATGGAGGAGATCGGCCGGCGCATGGGCGAGGCCGCCCAGCGCATGCAGGGCAAGGACGCCAACCGGGGCCACGGCGAGCAGCAGGCGGCGCTCGAGGGGCTGCGACAGTTCCAGCAGCAGATGAAGGAAAGCCAGCGCGGCAAGGGCAAGGGCCGCGGACTGCCCCTGCCCATGGGCATGGGTCGAGGCCAGGGCAACGGGCAGGATCCCCGCGAGAAGGTGGAGATCCCCGACGAGGAGGCCTACCAGGCGCCCAAGGAGTTCCGGAAGGATCTGCTCGACGCCATGAAGGAAGGCACGCCGGAGAAGTACCGGGATCAGGTGAAGCGCTACTACGAGGAGCTGGTGAAGTGA